In Pseudomonas oryzicola, one DNA window encodes the following:
- a CDS encoding HlyD family secretion protein, with protein sequence MATTADTPSPTAAPEPSRKRKVWLLGLLLLVVLAAAGAWAWYSLVGRWHESTDDAYVNGNVVEITPLVSGTVTSIGADDGDLVHAGQVLLQFDPADSEVALQAAEARLARSVRQVRGLYSNVDSLKAQLETRQAELRKAQQDFNRRKVLADSGAIAAEELSHARDDLSVAQAAVNSARQQLSTSSALVDDTVVSSHPEVMAAAADLRQAYLDHARTTLVAPVTGYVAKRTVQLGQRLQPGTATMAVIPLDQVWIDANFKETQLRDMRIGQPVQISADLYGSEVKYSGTVDSLGAGTGSAFALLPAQNATGNWIKIVQRVPVRIHLSPDQLKEHPLRIGLSTVVEVDLHDQSGPALAQQPPQQASYTTQVYDRQLVEADNLIARLIHENSATGKTAQR encoded by the coding sequence ATGGCCACTACCGCAGACACCCCGTCTCCCACCGCAGCACCGGAGCCATCGCGCAAGCGCAAGGTCTGGCTGCTTGGCCTGTTGTTGCTGGTGGTCCTGGCCGCCGCTGGCGCCTGGGCCTGGTACAGCCTGGTCGGGCGTTGGCATGAAAGCACCGACGATGCCTACGTCAACGGCAACGTGGTGGAAATCACCCCATTGGTCAGCGGTACGGTCACCAGCATCGGAGCCGATGATGGCGACCTGGTGCATGCCGGCCAGGTGCTGCTGCAGTTCGACCCGGCCGACAGCGAAGTGGCCTTGCAGGCTGCCGAAGCCAGGCTGGCGCGCAGCGTGCGCCAGGTGCGCGGCCTGTACAGCAACGTCGACTCGCTCAAGGCCCAGCTGGAAACCCGCCAGGCCGAACTGCGCAAGGCCCAGCAGGACTTCAACCGGCGCAAGGTGCTGGCCGACAGCGGCGCCATTGCCGCAGAAGAGCTGTCCCATGCCCGCGATGACTTGAGCGTGGCCCAGGCCGCCGTCAACAGCGCGCGCCAGCAGCTCAGCACCAGCAGCGCGCTGGTCGATGACACCGTGGTGTCCTCGCACCCCGAGGTGATGGCTGCCGCCGCCGATCTGCGCCAGGCCTACCTTGACCATGCCCGTACGACCCTGGTGGCGCCGGTGACCGGCTACGTTGCCAAGCGTACCGTGCAACTTGGCCAGCGCCTGCAGCCTGGCACCGCGACCATGGCGGTAATTCCGCTGGATCAGGTGTGGATCGATGCCAACTTCAAGGAAACCCAACTGCGCGACATGCGCATTGGCCAGCCGGTGCAGATCAGCGCCGATCTGTATGGCAGCGAGGTCAAGTACAGCGGCACGGTCGACAGCCTTGGCGCTGGCACCGGCAGCGCCTTCGCCTTGTTGCCGGCGCAGAATGCCACCGGTAACTGGATCAAGATCGTCCAGCGGGTTCCAGTACGGATCCACCTCAGCCCCGACCAGCTCAAGGAACACCCGCTGCGTATCGGCCTGTCCACCGTGGTCGAGGTCGACCTGCATGACCAGAGCGGCCCGGCACTGGCCCAGCAGCCACCCCAGCAGGCCAGCTATACCACCCAGGTCTATGATCGCCAGCTGGTCGAAGCCGACAACCTGATCGCCCGGCTGATCCACGAAAACAGTGCAACCGGCAAGACGGCGCAGCGATGA
- a CDS encoding MarR family winged helix-turn-helix transcriptional regulator produces MAHFTPDNFQTCAIGMLLGRAAILKDRILDWHLESEGVTAAQFKVLIIVTQYQVDTPAELCRYLGLDSGSMTRMLDRLEQKELIVRNRCADDRRQVRLALTADGQRLADRLPEIGAAAMNELCGALDREELKALEGLLAKVLLAAGDPLTMRRFGDR; encoded by the coding sequence ATGGCCCATTTCACTCCAGACAACTTCCAGACCTGCGCCATCGGCATGCTGCTTGGCCGGGCGGCAATCCTGAAGGATCGCATTCTCGACTGGCACCTCGAGTCCGAGGGCGTTACCGCCGCGCAGTTCAAGGTGTTGATCATCGTCACCCAGTACCAGGTGGATACCCCGGCCGAATTGTGCCGCTACCTGGGCCTGGACAGTGGTTCGATGACGCGCATGCTCGACCGCCTCGAGCAGAAGGAGCTGATCGTGCGCAACCGCTGCGCCGACGACCGTCGCCAGGTGCGCCTGGCCTTGACTGCCGACGGCCAGCGCCTGGCCGACCGGCTGCCGGAAATCGGCGCCGCCGCCATGAACGAGTTGTGCGGCGCGCTGGACCGCGAAGAGCTGAAAGCCTTGGAAGGCCTGTTGGCCAAGGTGCTGCTCGCTGCCGGCGACCCGCTGACGATGCGCCGCTTCGGTGATCGTTGA